From a region of the Citricoccus muralis genome:
- a CDS encoding DNA-binding protein — MPSPDTDQRLAQQQAIYGISLSERFGVIMAAYGLSQRTLARVLGLSAPMLSQLINAQRIKIGNPAVYERLVMLEERQDETDLTRVLAEVEASEPVLSTHASRARQARLLMPDAGALLDADPAASLGGLATAEQLRTTAQAARATGAAYLAEVLDRAATLRG, encoded by the coding sequence ATGCCTTCGCCGGACACCGATCAGCGCCTCGCCCAGCAGCAGGCCATCTACGGGATCTCCCTGTCCGAGCGCTTCGGCGTCATCATGGCCGCCTACGGGCTGAGCCAACGGACCTTGGCCCGCGTGCTGGGGCTTTCCGCGCCCATGCTGTCCCAACTGATCAACGCGCAGCGCATCAAGATCGGCAATCCAGCCGTCTATGAGCGCCTGGTCATGCTGGAGGAGCGCCAGGACGAGACTGACCTGACCCGGGTGCTGGCCGAGGTGGAGGCCTCGGAGCCGGTGCTCAGCACCCACGCCTCGCGGGCCCGGCAGGCCCGCCTCCTGATGCCCGACGCCGGCGCCCTCCTGGATGCCGATCCCGCCGCCTCGCTGGGCGGGCTGGCCACGGCCGAGCAACTGCGCACCACGGCGCAAGCCGCCCGAGCCACCGGTGCCGCCTACCTCGCCGAGGTCCTGGACCGCGCGGCCACCCTGCGCGGCTGA
- a CDS encoding zinc-dependent metalloprotease: MESVSSQTVPSPVNWDLAAATAARLCAAGPRFTRHQAEREANGLRRAAEVSVDHVHRITRLDAAKDLRDSDVLVVDRPTWTQANVQAFSTLLSPAFEHVQSIRPAEYARATGGLGTAATAMEVGAVLAFLSSKVLGQYEPFCALPGPDGTSAGPEGGRLLLVAPNIAEVRVELNVDPEDFRLWVCLHEQTHRVQFAAAPWLREHLQSHIMALVCGMFEKADTLPERLSARVRALLQGPEADPASVERGQGSAELGTDEHPASMGLLELIQDPEDKKRLAHLNAVMSLLEGHANVVMDAIDSSVVPTVKTIRQRFDHRGATRSSLDRWIRRIMGMDAKMRQYREGQRFVKHVVRELGMDGFNVVWEAAENLPGEQEIQHPEQWIQRIRETG; encoded by the coding sequence ATGGAATCCGTCTCCAGTCAGACTGTCCCGTCCCCGGTGAATTGGGACCTGGCCGCCGCCACCGCGGCCCGCCTCTGTGCCGCCGGGCCGCGGTTCACCCGTCACCAGGCAGAGCGTGAGGCCAACGGCCTGCGCCGTGCCGCCGAGGTGTCCGTGGACCACGTCCACCGGATCACCCGGCTGGACGCCGCGAAGGACCTGCGCGATTCCGACGTGCTCGTGGTGGACCGCCCGACCTGGACGCAGGCCAATGTCCAGGCCTTCTCCACCCTGCTGAGCCCGGCCTTCGAGCACGTCCAGTCAATCCGCCCGGCCGAGTATGCCCGAGCCACCGGCGGACTCGGCACCGCCGCCACCGCCATGGAGGTCGGTGCCGTCCTGGCGTTCCTCTCCTCGAAGGTCCTCGGCCAGTACGAGCCGTTCTGTGCCCTGCCGGGGCCGGACGGGACCTCCGCCGGGCCGGAGGGCGGCCGCCTGCTGCTGGTGGCACCCAACATCGCCGAGGTCAGGGTGGAGCTCAACGTGGACCCGGAGGACTTCCGCCTCTGGGTCTGCCTGCACGAGCAGACCCACCGCGTGCAGTTCGCCGCCGCCCCGTGGCTCCGCGAGCACCTGCAGTCCCACATCATGGCCCTGGTCTGCGGCATGTTCGAGAAGGCCGACACCCTGCCCGAGCGCCTCTCCGCCCGTGTCCGTGCCCTGCTGCAGGGGCCCGAGGCGGACCCGGCTTCCGTGGAGCGTGGCCAGGGCTCCGCCGAGCTGGGCACGGACGAGCACCCCGCCTCCATGGGGCTGCTCGAGCTGATCCAGGACCCGGAGGACAAGAAGCGGCTCGCCCACCTCAACGCCGTGATGTCCCTGCTGGAGGGGCACGCCAACGTGGTGATGGACGCCATTGACTCCTCGGTGGTCCCCACCGTCAAGACCATCCGCCAGCGCTTCGACCACCGCGGCGCCACCCGCTCCTCCCTGGACCGTTGGATCCGGCGCATCATGGGCATGGACGCCAAAATGCGCCAGTACCGGGAGGGCCAGCGCTTCGTGAAGCACGTGGTCCGGGAGCTCGGCATGGACGGCTTCAACGTGGTGTGGGAGGCGGCCGAGAACCTGCCCGGCGAGCAGGAGATCCAGCACCCGGAACAGTGGATCCAGCGCATCCGGGAGACGGGCTGA